In one window of Polaromonas naphthalenivorans CJ2 DNA:
- the guaA gene encoding glutamine-hydrolyzing GMP synthase: protein MQHQKILILDFGSQVTQLIARRVREAHVFCEVHPCDVSDDWIRDYAKDGNLKGIILSGSHASIYEETTDKAPQVVFELGIPVLGICYGMQAMAHQLGGKVESGHKREFGHADVRARGHTALLKDIADFTTPEGQGMLTVWMSHGDKVTEMPPGFKIMASTSSCPIAGIADEERRFYGVQFHPEVTHTRQGAAILNRFVLGICGTRPDWVMGDYISEAVEKIRQQVGDEEVILGLSGGVDSSVAAALIHRAIGDQLTCVFVDHGLLRLNEGDMVMEMFVGKLHAKVIRVDAAEQFLGHLAGVSDPEAKRKIIGREFVEVFKAEAARLKAGLDGAYKGAKWLAQGTIYPDVIESGGAKSKKAVSIKSHHNVGGLPEQLGLKLLEPLRELFKDEVRELGVALGLPHDMVYRHPFPGPGLGVRILGEVKKDYADLLRRADAIFIEELRNFKDAETGKTWYDLTSQAFTVFLPVKSVGVMGDGRTYEYVVALRAVQTSDFMTADWAELPYALLKKVSGRIINEVRGINRVTYDVSSKPPATIEWE from the coding sequence ATGCAGCACCAAAAAATCCTCATTCTCGATTTCGGCTCCCAGGTCACCCAGCTGATTGCCCGGCGGGTGCGCGAAGCCCATGTTTTCTGCGAAGTCCATCCTTGCGATGTGAGCGACGACTGGATTCGCGACTACGCCAAGGATGGCAACCTCAAGGGCATCATCCTGTCCGGCAGCCACGCCAGCATCTATGAAGAAACGACAGACAAGGCACCGCAAGTGGTGTTTGAACTGGGTATTCCGGTGCTGGGCATCTGCTACGGCATGCAGGCCATGGCGCACCAGCTGGGTGGCAAGGTTGAGAGCGGCCACAAGCGCGAATTCGGCCATGCCGATGTGCGTGCCCGTGGCCACACGGCACTGCTCAAGGACATTGCCGACTTCACCACGCCCGAAGGGCAGGGCATGCTCACGGTCTGGATGAGCCATGGTGACAAGGTCACGGAAATGCCGCCGGGCTTCAAGATCATGGCCTCTACCTCCAGCTGCCCGATTGCCGGCATCGCTGACGAAGAGCGACGCTTCTACGGCGTGCAGTTCCACCCTGAAGTCACGCATACCAGGCAGGGGGCGGCAATCCTCAATCGCTTTGTGCTGGGCATCTGCGGCACCCGGCCCGATTGGGTCATGGGCGACTACATCAGCGAAGCAGTCGAGAAGATTCGCCAGCAAGTCGGCGATGAAGAAGTCATCCTGGGGTTGTCGGGCGGCGTCGATTCATCGGTGGCTGCGGCGCTGATTCACCGCGCCATCGGCGACCAGCTGACCTGCGTGTTTGTCGATCATGGTCTGCTGCGCCTGAACGAGGGCGACATGGTGATGGAGATGTTTGTCGGCAAGCTGCACGCCAAGGTGATTCGCGTCGATGCCGCCGAGCAGTTCCTGGGCCACCTCGCCGGCGTGAGCGACCCGGAGGCCAAGCGCAAGATCATCGGCCGCGAGTTCGTCGAAGTGTTCAAGGCCGAGGCCGCGCGGCTCAAGGCCGGGCTGGATGGCGCCTACAAGGGCGCGAAATGGCTGGCCCAGGGAACGATTTACCCAGACGTGATCGAGTCGGGCGGTGCCAAGAGCAAGAAAGCTGTTTCCATCAAGAGCCATCACAATGTCGGCGGCCTGCCTGAGCAACTGGGCCTGAAGCTGCTCGAACCCCTGCGCGAACTGTTCAAGGACGAAGTGCGCGAACTGGGCGTGGCGCTGGGCTTGCCGCACGACATGGTCTATCGCCATCCCTTCCCTGGGCCGGGCCTGGGCGTGCGGATTCTGGGTGAAGTCAAGAAAGACTATGCCGACCTGCTGCGCCGGGCCGACGCGATCTTCATCGAAGAACTGCGCAACTTCAAGGATGCCGAAACCGGCAAAACCTGGTACGACCTGACCAGCCAGGCGTTCACGGTGTTTCTGCCGGTGAAAAGCGTCGGCGTGATGGGCGATGGCCGCACCTATGAATACGTGGTGGCCTTGCGCGCGGTGCAAACCAGCGACTTCATGACCGCCGACTGGGCCGAACTGCCTTATGCGCTGCTTAAAAAAGTGTCGGGCCGAATCATCAATGAAGTGCGCGGCATCAACCGCGTGACCTACGATGTCAGCAGCAAGCCGCCAGCGACGATTGAGTGGGAGTAG
- the guaB gene encoding IMP dehydrogenase, whose translation MRLLGKALTFDDVLLVPAFSQVLPKDALLSTQFSRNIRLNLPLVSAAMDTVTEARLAIAIAQEGGIGIVHKNLTPQEQAAHVAKVKRYESGVVRDPVVITPEHTVLQILELSEQLGISGFPVCDGGKVVGIVTSRDLRFETRYDVKAHQIMTPREKLITVKEGTSAAEAKALLNKHKLERVLVVNDAFELKGLITVKDITKQTNFPNAARDSAGRLRVGAAVGVGEGTEERVDALVRAGVDAIVVDTAHGHSHGVIERVRWVKKNYPHIDVIGGNIATGAAALALVEAGADAVKVGIGPGSICTTRIVAGVGVPQIMAIDSVATALRGSGVPLIADGGIRYSGDIAKAIAAGAGTVMMGGMFAGTEEAPGEVILFQGRSYKSYRGMGSIGAMQQGSADRYFQESSTGNPNADKLVPEGIEGRVPYKGSMVGIVFQMAGGLRASMGYCGCATIEEMHDKAEFVEITSAGIRESHVHDVQITKEAPNYRAD comes from the coding sequence ATGCGCCTACTCGGCAAAGCGCTCACCTTCGACGACGTATTGTTGGTGCCAGCGTTCTCCCAGGTCCTTCCCAAGGACGCCCTGCTTTCCACCCAGTTTTCCCGAAACATCCGCCTGAACCTGCCGCTGGTCTCAGCGGCGATGGACACGGTCACCGAAGCGCGGCTGGCCATTGCCATCGCGCAGGAGGGCGGCATCGGCATTGTTCATAAAAACCTCACGCCGCAGGAGCAGGCCGCGCATGTGGCCAAGGTCAAGCGCTATGAGTCGGGGGTGGTGCGCGATCCCGTGGTCATCACGCCCGAGCATACCGTGCTGCAAATACTGGAACTGTCCGAGCAGCTCGGCATCTCTGGTTTCCCGGTGTGCGACGGCGGCAAAGTGGTCGGTATTGTCACCAGCCGCGACCTGCGCTTTGAAACCCGCTACGACGTCAAGGCCCACCAGATCATGACGCCGCGCGAAAAGCTGATCACGGTCAAGGAGGGCACGTCTGCCGCCGAAGCCAAGGCCCTGCTCAACAAGCACAAGCTCGAACGCGTGCTGGTGGTCAATGACGCCTTTGAACTCAAGGGGCTGATCACCGTCAAGGACATCACCAAGCAAACCAACTTCCCCAATGCCGCACGCGACTCTGCAGGCCGCTTGCGCGTGGGTGCTGCGGTCGGTGTCGGAGAAGGTACCGAGGAGCGGGTTGACGCGCTGGTCAGGGCCGGGGTGGATGCCATCGTGGTCGATACGGCCCACGGTCACAGCCATGGCGTGATCGAGCGCGTGCGCTGGGTCAAGAAGAACTATCCGCATATTGACGTGATCGGCGGCAACATCGCCACCGGCGCGGCGGCGCTGGCGCTGGTGGAAGCCGGTGCCGATGCGGTCAAGGTCGGTATCGGCCCCGGCAGCATCTGCACCACGCGCATCGTCGCAGGTGTCGGCGTGCCGCAGATCATGGCCATCGACAGCGTGGCCACCGCCTTGCGCGGCTCGGGCGTTCCCTTGATTGCCGACGGCGGCATCCGCTACAGCGGCGACATTGCCAAGGCCATCGCGGCCGGCGCCGGCACGGTGATGATGGGCGGCATGTTCGCCGGCACCGAAGAGGCGCCCGGCGAAGTCATCTTGTTCCAGGGCCGCAGCTACAAGAGCTACCGCGGCATGGGCAGCATCGGCGCGATGCAGCAGGGCAGCGCCGACCGCTACTTCCAGGAGTCCAGCACCGGCAACCCGAACGCCGACAAGCTGGTTCCCGAAGGCATCGAAGGCCGCGTACCTTACAAAGGCTCGATGGTCGGCATCGTTTTCCAGATGGCCGGCGGCTTGCGCGCCAGCATGGGTTACTGCGGTTGCGCCACGATTGAAGAAATGCACGACAAGGCGGAGTTTGTCGAGATCACCTCCGCAGGTATCCGCGAAAGCCATGTGCATGACGTGCAGATCACCAAGGAAGCGCCGAACTACCGCGCTGACTAA
- a CDS encoding DUF4124 domain-containing protein: MDFKFATRTLILAIAGSSLAMPALAQWQWIDKDGRKVFSDRAPPADILQKNILKQPGSKTPPPPSGTDTGATAPVPAVTASAAPAGKASAPKFSGKDAQLEARKKEAEDLETAKKQAEEEKMAKARADNCERAKKGQATLKSGVRIALTNAKGEREFMDDAARAAETKRLQAIAESDCGK, from the coding sequence ATGGACTTCAAATTTGCGACAAGAACCCTGATTCTGGCCATTGCCGGCAGCTCATTGGCAATGCCTGCCCTGGCGCAGTGGCAATGGATTGACAAGGACGGCCGAAAAGTCTTCAGCGACCGTGCGCCGCCAGCCGATATTTTGCAAAAAAATATCCTGAAGCAGCCGGGCAGCAAAACCCCGCCCCCCCCGTCCGGCACCGACACCGGGGCGACAGCACCCGTCCCCGCCGTGACGGCTTCAGCAGCGCCTGCGGGCAAAGCCAGCGCGCCCAAATTCTCGGGCAAGGATGCCCAGCTTGAAGCCCGCAAGAAGGAGGCAGAGGATCTCGAAACCGCCAAAAAGCAGGCGGAAGAGGAAAAAATGGCAAAGGCCAGGGCCGACAATTGCGAGCGTGCCAAAAAAGGACAAGCCACCCTGAAATCCGGCGTGCGGATCGCGCTCACCAATGCCAAGGGCGAACGCGAATTCATGGATGACGCCGCCAGGGCGGCAGAAACCAAGCGTCTTCAGGCCATTGCTGAGAGCGACTGCGGCAAATAA
- a CDS encoding RnfH family protein: protein MVKPENLPDGLSLKITLVYSPAPRQVREWALELATGATVGQALGCSSLFEEFAELRKDRLLVGIWGRKTRLDHPLDDNDRIEIYRTLRVDPKVARRERFNHQGAKSAGLFTKKRPGAKAGY, encoded by the coding sequence ATGGTGAAACCTGAAAACCTCCCAGATGGCCTGAGCCTGAAGATCACGCTGGTTTATTCACCCGCTCCGCGCCAGGTTCGCGAATGGGCGCTGGAGCTTGCGACGGGTGCAACCGTGGGACAAGCACTTGGCTGCAGCAGCCTCTTCGAGGAGTTTGCGGAACTGCGCAAAGACCGCTTGCTGGTCGGTATCTGGGGCCGGAAAACCCGGCTCGACCATCCACTGGATGACAACGACCGGATAGAAATTTACCGCACTCTGCGGGTCGATCCCAAAGTGGCCAGGCGCGAGCGCTTTAACCATCAGGGTGCCAAAAGCGCAGGGCTGTTCACGAAAAAACGGCCCGGGGCAAAAGCCGGCTATTGA
- a CDS encoding type II toxin-antitoxin system RatA family toxin codes for MKTVHKSVLIWYSAAEMFALVTDVVSYPQFLPWCDRASVQEENAHGMVAKVGISFAGLKQSFTTRNTHEPDRKVNLELVDGPFSRLEGHWFFLPLGDGSQRACKVEFTLCYAFDNGMLAALVGPVFDKIAGSLVDAFVKRASVVYGET; via the coding sequence ATGAAAACCGTTCACAAGTCCGTTCTTATCTGGTACAGCGCAGCTGAAATGTTTGCCCTGGTCACCGATGTTGTCAGCTATCCGCAGTTTTTGCCGTGGTGCGACCGTGCATCGGTGCAGGAAGAAAATGCGCATGGCATGGTTGCCAAGGTCGGTATTTCATTTGCGGGCCTCAAGCAAAGCTTTACGACCCGAAACACGCATGAACCCGACCGCAAGGTCAATCTGGAACTGGTCGATGGGCCTTTTTCCAGGCTGGAAGGACATTGGTTCTTTCTTCCCCTGGGCGACGGCAGTCAGCGCGCCTGCAAGGTCGAGTTCACCTTGTGTTATGCCTTCGACAATGGAATGCTGGCTGCGCTGGTCGGCCCGGTGTTCGACAAGATAGCTGGCAGCCTGGTCGATGCCTTTGTCAAAAGAGCTTCCGTTGTTTATGGTGAAACCTGA
- the smpB gene encoding SsrA-binding protein SmpB, with translation MATKEASTSKKPAAASSGKPTGKPASNLSPKAAAAAIRIADNKKATFNYHIEERFEAGMVLEGWEVKSVREGKVQLTDGYVVIRNGELFIIGCQINPLGTASTHIRPDSVRTKKLLMHKDEIRRLIGKIDQKGFTLVPLNMHWKAGKVKCEIGLAKGKAEHDKRDTIKDREGKREVDRAMKSRNR, from the coding sequence ATGGCCACCAAAGAAGCATCCACCTCCAAAAAACCAGCCGCAGCCTCTTCCGGAAAACCGACAGGAAAACCCGCCAGCAATCTTTCGCCAAAAGCCGCAGCCGCCGCCATCCGCATTGCCGACAACAAGAAAGCCACGTTCAACTACCACATTGAAGAGCGCTTTGAAGCGGGCATGGTGCTCGAAGGCTGGGAAGTCAAGTCGGTGCGCGAAGGCAAGGTGCAACTCACCGACGGCTATGTGGTGATCCGCAACGGCGAGCTGTTCATCATCGGCTGCCAGATCAACCCGCTGGGCACGGCCTCGACGCATATCCGGCCTGACTCGGTGCGCACCAAGAAGCTCTTGATGCACAAGGACGAGATTCGCCGCCTGATTGGAAAGATTGACCAGAAGGGCTTCACGCTGGTGCCGCTGAACATGCACTGGAAGGCCGGCAAGGTGAAGTGCGAGATCGGCCTGGCCAAGGGCAAGGCCGAGCACGACAAGCGCGACACCATCAAGGACCGCGAGGGCAAGCGCGAAGTGGACCGCGCGATGAAATCCAGGAACCGCTAA
- a CDS encoding enoyl-CoA hydratase/isomerase family protein encodes MTTEMKKIGAAGDVLVERRGNAGLITLNRPKALNALSLQMVRDLLGILRAWRDDPEVRVVAIRGTNKIGRPGTPDSLFGCFCAGGDIRFFHQAALAGDAALDDFFTEEYTLNHLIQTYPKPFMAFMDGVVMGGGMGLSQGARVRIVTERTRMAMPETNIGLFPDVGAGYFLSRCPGHVGEYLALTGETIGADEAIGYGLADVRMDAAALPALWAELGATSWPSAAEAEQWVASKFIANTDRPVCATGKIDTYFSLLRVKHIVDALEKAKDDRWAAKVAVVLRKRSPLMLHVTLEQIRRARSMTLADDLRMERDMVYQCFHLRPGAESVEGIRALAVDKDYQPKWQPARIEDVKPGMADAFFASPWSAQTHPLRDL; translated from the coding sequence ATGACGACAGAAATGAAGAAAATCGGTGCGGCTGGCGATGTGCTGGTTGAGCGCCGGGGAAATGCCGGGCTGATCACGCTGAACCGACCCAAGGCCCTCAATGCGCTGTCGCTGCAGATGGTGCGCGATCTGCTCGGCATCCTGCGCGCCTGGCGTGACGACCCGGAGGTGCGGGTGGTGGCGATTCGCGGCACCAACAAGATCGGCCGTCCGGGAACGCCCGACAGCCTGTTCGGCTGTTTTTGCGCGGGCGGCGATATCCGCTTTTTTCACCAGGCGGCGCTCGCAGGCGATGCGGCGCTGGACGATTTCTTCACCGAGGAATACACGCTCAACCACCTGATCCAGACCTATCCCAAACCCTTCATGGCCTTCATGGACGGCGTGGTGATGGGCGGCGGCATGGGCCTCAGCCAGGGCGCGCGGGTGCGCATCGTCACCGAGCGCACCAGGATGGCGATGCCCGAAACCAATATCGGCCTGTTCCCCGACGTGGGCGCTGGCTACTTCCTGAGCCGCTGTCCCGGTCACGTGGGCGAATACCTGGCGCTGACCGGCGAGACGATTGGCGCCGACGAGGCCATTGGCTACGGGTTGGCCGATGTCAGGATGGACGCGGCTGCCTTGCCTGCGCTCTGGGCGGAACTGGGCGCCACCTCATGGCCTTCTGCGGCCGAGGCTGAGCAATGGGTTGCTTCTAAATTCATAGCTAATACTGACCGTCCCGTATGCGCAACAGGCAAAATTGATACTTATTTCTCATTGCTTCGGGTCAAGCATATCGTCGATGCGCTTGAAAAGGCCAAAGACGACCGCTGGGCTGCCAAAGTGGCTGTGGTGCTGCGCAAGCGTTCGCCGCTGATGCTGCATGTCACGCTGGAGCAGATCCGCCGCGCCCGCAGCATGACGCTGGCCGACGACCTGCGCATGGAGCGCGACATGGTGTACCAGTGCTTTCACCTGCGACCCGGCGCCGAAAGCGTCGAGGGCATACGCGCGCTGGCAGTGGACAAGGACTACCAGCCGAAATGGCAGCCGGCGCGTATCGAGGACGTGAAGCCGGGCATGGCCGATGCGTTTTTCGCCAGTCCATGGAGTGCGCAAACGCATCCTTTGCGCGACCTGTAG
- a CDS encoding DMT family transporter: MKLTHSRAVVVMILVTLMWSIAGVVTRQLEAARSFEVTFWRSFFTLASLLVILPFFQGRAVFRKIRNAGKALWLSGVCWSVMFTAFMVALTLTTVANVLVTMALGPFITALMARVFIGHRIPVRTWVAIALASAGIAWMYGGQMDLGGQLAGTLVALMVPLAGACNWTVVQHSGAHGQKIDLVPAVLMGAALSSLATLPLAFPFSATPHDIGLLAVLGLFQLAIPCVLAVLCAGVLKAPEVALLALLEVIFGILLAWLGAGEVPGSSVLTGGSLVIGALVVNELIGWRQRA, translated from the coding sequence ATGAAGTTGACGCATTCCCGCGCAGTGGTGGTGATGATTCTGGTGACGCTGATGTGGTCTATCGCCGGCGTGGTGACGCGGCAGCTGGAGGCTGCGCGCAGTTTTGAAGTGACCTTCTGGCGCAGCTTTTTCACGCTGGCGTCGCTGCTGGTGATCCTGCCTTTTTTCCAGGGGCGGGCGGTTTTCCGCAAAATTCGCAACGCTGGCAAGGCGCTCTGGCTGTCGGGCGTCTGCTGGAGCGTGATGTTCACCGCCTTCATGGTGGCGCTGACGCTGACCACCGTGGCCAATGTGCTGGTGACGATGGCGCTGGGGCCGTTCATCACGGCGCTGATGGCGCGGGTGTTCATCGGCCACCGGATTCCGGTGCGCACCTGGGTGGCGATTGCGCTGGCCAGCGCCGGCATTGCCTGGATGTATGGCGGCCAGATGGACCTGGGCGGCCAGCTGGCCGGCACGCTGGTGGCGCTGATGGTGCCGCTGGCAGGCGCCTGCAACTGGACGGTGGTGCAGCACAGTGGTGCCCATGGCCAGAAGATCGACCTGGTGCCGGCCGTGTTGATGGGCGCGGCGCTTTCGTCGCTGGCAACCTTGCCGCTGGCGTTTCCCTTTTCGGCAACGCCGCACGACATCGGCCTGCTGGCGGTGCTCGGCCTGTTCCAACTGGCGATTCCGTGCGTGCTGGCGGTGCTGTGCGCCGGCGTTCTCAAGGCGCCCGAGGTGGCCTTGCTGGCCTTGCTTGAAGTGATTTTCGGTATCCTGCTGGCCTGGCTGGGCGCCGGCGAGGTGCCTGGTTCCAGCGTGCTGACCGGCGGCTCGCTGGTCATCGGTGCGCTGGTGGTGAATGAATTGATTGGATGGAGACAAAGAGCATGA
- the typA gene encoding translational GTPase TypA yields MSHKQIRNIAIIAHVDHGKTTMVDQLLRQSGTFADHEKVVDTVMDNNAIEKERGITILAKNCAVTWEGTHINIVDTPGHADFGGEVERALSMVDGVVLLIDAQEGPMPQTRFVTKKALALGLKPIVVVNKVDKPGANPDKVINATFDLFDKLGATDEQLDFPVVYASGINGWSSLEEGAQGEQWGPDMSALFNTVLKHVPAQKGDPEAPLQLQISALDFSTFVGRIGVGRISQGTIRPMMDVVVMEGPDGKAVKGRINQVLTFQGLERVQATEAGPGEIVLINGLTDIGIGVTITDPANPMPLPMLKVDEPTLTMNFCVNTSPLAGREGKYVTSRQIWDRLQKELQHNVALRVNETDEEGIFEVMGRGELHLTILLENMRREGFEMAVSKPRVLLKDVNGVKHEPIELVTADIEEQHQGGVMQALGERKGELVNMEPDGRGRVRLEYRIPARGLIGFTNEFLNLTRGSGLIANIFDCYEPHKGDIGGRKNGVLISMDAGEIFTYALGKLDDRGRMFVKANDPVYEGMIVGIHSRDNDLVVNATRTKQLTNFRVSGKEDAIKITPPIECTLEYGVEFIEDDELVEITPKSIRLRKRYLTESERKRAGR; encoded by the coding sequence ATGAGTCATAAACAGATCCGTAACATCGCCATCATTGCCCACGTTGACCATGGTAAGACCACCATGGTTGACCAATTGCTGCGCCAGTCCGGCACCTTCGCCGATCACGAAAAGGTTGTCGATACCGTGATGGACAACAACGCCATCGAAAAAGAGCGTGGCATCACGATTCTGGCCAAGAACTGCGCCGTGACCTGGGAAGGCACGCACATCAACATCGTCGATACCCCGGGCCACGCCGACTTCGGCGGTGAAGTCGAACGCGCCCTGTCCATGGTCGATGGCGTGGTGTTGCTGATCGACGCGCAGGAAGGCCCCATGCCCCAGACCCGCTTCGTGACCAAGAAGGCGCTGGCCCTGGGCCTCAAGCCCATCGTGGTGGTGAACAAGGTGGACAAGCCGGGCGCCAATCCCGACAAGGTGATCAACGCCACGTTCGATTTGTTCGACAAGCTCGGCGCCACCGATGAACAGCTCGATTTCCCCGTGGTCTATGCCTCGGGCATCAACGGCTGGTCGTCGCTGGAAGAAGGCGCGCAGGGCGAGCAGTGGGGTCCCGACATGTCGGCCCTGTTCAACACCGTGCTCAAGCATGTGCCCGCCCAGAAGGGCGACCCAGAAGCGCCGCTGCAGCTGCAGATTTCCGCACTCGACTTTTCGACCTTCGTGGGCCGCATCGGCGTGGGCCGCATCAGCCAGGGCACGATCAGGCCGATGATGGACGTGGTCGTGATGGAAGGCCCGGACGGCAAGGCTGTCAAGGGCCGCATTAATCAGGTGCTGACCTTCCAGGGCCTGGAGCGCGTGCAGGCGACCGAAGCCGGCCCCGGCGAAATCGTGCTGATCAACGGCCTGACCGACATCGGCATTGGCGTGACCATCACCGACCCGGCCAATCCGATGCCGCTGCCGATGCTCAAGGTCGATGAGCCGACGCTGACCATGAACTTCTGCGTCAACACCAGCCCGCTGGCCGGCCGTGAAGGCAAGTACGTCACCAGCCGCCAGATCTGGGACCGCCTGCAAAAGGAACTGCAGCACAACGTGGCTTTGCGCGTCAATGAAACCGACGAAGAAGGCATCTTTGAAGTCATGGGCCGGGGCGAGTTGCACCTGACCATCCTGCTGGAAAACATGCGCCGCGAAGGCTTCGAGATGGCTGTTTCCAAGCCGCGTGTGCTGCTCAAGGATGTGAATGGCGTCAAGCATGAGCCCATCGAGCTGGTGACCGCCGACATCGAAGAGCAGCACCAGGGCGGCGTGATGCAGGCGCTGGGCGAACGCAAGGGCGAACTGGTCAACATGGAGCCGGACGGCCGTGGCCGTGTGCGCCTCGAATACCGCATTCCGGCGCGTGGCCTGATCGGTTTCACCAACGAATTCCTGAATTTGACGCGCGGCTCCGGCCTGATCGCCAATATTTTCGACTGCTATGAGCCGCACAAGGGCGACATCGGCGGACGCAAGAACGGCGTGCTGATCTCCATGGATGCCGGTGAAATCTTCACCTACGCGCTGGGCAAGCTCGATGACCGTGGCCGCATGTTCGTCAAGGCCAACGATCCGGTGTATGAAGGCATGATCGTCGGCATTCACAGCCGCGACAACGATCTGGTGGTCAACGCCACGCGCACCAAGCAGTTGACCAACTTCCGCGTGTCCGGCAAGGAAGACGCGATCAAGATCACGCCGCCGATTGAATGCACGCTGGAATACGGCGTCGAGTTCATCGAGGACGATGAACTGGTCGAAATCACGCCCAAGTCGATTCGCCTGCGCAAGCGCTACTTGACCGAGAGCGAGCGCAAACGCGCTGGCCGCTGA
- the truB gene encoding tRNA pseudouridine(55) synthase TruB: MTPKSSPRQKIQRRPVHGVLLLDKPLGLSSNQALQKAKWLLRADKAGHTGTLDPLATGVLPLCFGAATKFSQLQLDADKTYEALLLLGQKTSTADAEGEVIETRPVPEITPELLASLTQRFTGPLAQVPPMYSALKKDGKALYEYARKGIEVEREARHITIFKLNMVLAHDPRAKVAIKIIVSCSKGTYIRTLGEDIGEALGCGAHLGSLRRIETGGFTAAQCVTLAALEAMTEAEREACLLPPQSLVAAYPSVTLDADNAGRFLSGLRRRGQWGDDAPLVQVYGREPAAFLGSAHITADELIPQRLLSPVEVQDILLQSARRAAEVLTSVSMAAASEPTDAGSFQH; this comes from the coding sequence ATGACCCCAAAATCTTCTCCCCGCCAGAAAATCCAGCGACGTCCCGTTCACGGCGTGCTGCTGCTCGACAAGCCGCTGGGCCTGTCGAGCAACCAGGCGCTGCAAAAAGCCAAATGGCTGCTGCGGGCCGACAAGGCTGGTCATACCGGCACGCTCGATCCGCTGGCCACCGGCGTGTTGCCGCTGTGCTTTGGCGCGGCCACCAAGTTCAGCCAGTTGCAGCTGGACGCCGACAAGACCTACGAGGCGCTGCTGCTGCTGGGCCAGAAAACCAGCACGGCCGACGCCGAAGGCGAGGTGATTGAAACCCGGCCCGTGCCGGAGATCACGCCCGAACTGCTGGCGTCCCTCACTCAGCGCTTTACCGGCCCGCTGGCGCAGGTTCCGCCGATGTATTCCGCGCTGAAGAAAGACGGCAAGGCCTTGTATGAATACGCCCGCAAGGGCATCGAGGTTGAGCGGGAAGCCCGCCATATCACGATTTTCAAGCTAAATATGGTTCTTGCGCACGACCCACGGGCGAAAGTAGCTATTAAAATCATAGTAAGCTGCAGCAAGGGAACCTACATCCGCACGCTCGGTGAAGACATCGGCGAGGCTCTGGGCTGCGGCGCGCACCTGGGTTCCTTGCGCCGGATCGAAACCGGCGGGTTCACGGCGGCGCAATGCGTGACGCTGGCGGCGCTCGAAGCCATGACTGAGGCTGAACGCGAAGCCTGTTTGCTGCCGCCCCAGTCGCTGGTGGCCGCTTACCCGTCTGTCACATTGGATGCTGATAATGCAGGGCGCTTTTTGAGCGGTCTGCGGCGCCGGGGCCAGTGGGGCGATGACGCGCCGCTGGTGCAGGTCTATGGCCGCGAACCGGCGGCATTTTTAGGCTCGGCCCATATCACGGCCGACGAACTGATTCCCCAGCGCTTGCTGAGTCCGGTTGAAGTCCAGGACATCCTCCTGCAATCGGCCCGGCGCGCTGCTGAAGTTTTAACGTCAGTTTCCATGGCCGCAGCCTCCGAACCCACGGATGCCGGCTCTTTTCAACATTAA
- the rbfA gene encoding 30S ribosome-binding factor RbfA — MRKKSSTPNRGFRVADQIQRDLTELIARELKDPRVGMVTVQSVEVTPDYAHAKIYFSVLVGDPKECEIALNQAAGFLRNGLFKRLMTHTVPTLHFHFDQTTERAADLNALIAKAVSSRAQDD, encoded by the coding sequence ATGCGTAAAAAATCATCCACTCCCAACCGCGGTTTTCGCGTTGCCGATCAGATCCAGCGCGATCTGACGGAACTGATCGCGCGCGAGTTGAAAGACCCGCGTGTCGGCATGGTGACGGTTCAGTCGGTCGAAGTCACGCCCGACTATGCCCATGCCAAGATTTATTTCAGCGTGCTGGTCGGCGACCCGAAAGAGTGCGAAATCGCGCTCAACCAGGCTGCCGGCTTCCTGCGCAACGGCCTGTTCAAGCGCCTCATGACGCACACCGTGCCGACCCTGCATTTCCATTTCGACCAGACCACCGAACGTGCGGCCGACCTGAACGCCTTGATTGCCAAGGCGGTTTCTTCCCGCGCCCAGGACGACTGA